One genomic region from Populus nigra chromosome 8, ddPopNigr1.1, whole genome shotgun sequence encodes:
- the LOC133701114 gene encoding nuclear pore complex protein NUP214 isoform X5: MGFGKEGETKTEFEEEKEGDHVESSDYYFDKIGKPIPILSDPTVSPFPLQNPPLPSRPLALSQYHRLIFLAHPSGFLVARTKDVMDAAMDIKEKGSSSSSSIQRVSLVDVPIGKVHILTLSTDSSTLAVSVAAHIHFFHVHSLLDMQKPSFSCSLSEPSSSTVKDIQWRRRQDNSYLVLSNQGKLYHGALAAGTHTLKHITDNVDAVEWSLKGKYIAVARGSLISILSSNFKERFSISLPFRSWIADSDDDCTVKVDSIRWVRHDSIIVGCFQQTADGKEENYLLQVISRKDGKIYDSSSKPVVLSFYDLFSGLVDDIVPYGSGPYLSLDYLEQCGLAITANKKNTDQHIVLLGWSVEDEMSETAVIDIERDTWLPRIELQENGDDNLIMGLCVDKVSLYGKVKVEVGVEEQKELSPYCVLMCVTLEGKLVMFQVASATGANIQPEVDSSLEDEKEDIALEHEGCDQSSLSSGLHEETSEDISLGLQPQHVSNKELQLNKDGGIPTQKDLVPSDKNEIPEKLEIKSLSVQQSVKLGQSSLKASIPEIPSYLGSDSSKTETQRLAGFASRSALSGKVLTDAPSISSRKDLPNNADLFKAPPREVGSNALPGVPSQSWSSGKVTLSASTLIQGNRPDYNNVQVGAANVPSDLGSKSFCMKDTAGQSTSVNASVRPALDGEQRGSIVSGTIEPLPAFRSSQLSSHENFASARSPNHRLKYSKDNYKTSSLRGSEPNLSKQFGNIKELATELDTLLECIEEKGGFRDACTVFLRGSVEALEEGMGTLSENCRMLKSVMDERLGEIHHLLDKTVQVLARKIYVDGIVKQASDSQYLELWNHQKLSSELELKRRCILKLNQELTNQLIQLERHFNALELQSFGGNAGFHTDRRTLQIRYMPSRQLQSLHSLQNTMSSQLAAAEQLSECLSKQMSMLNLESPVRQKNVKKELFETIGIPYDASFSSPDPTKAGDTTSLKKLLLSSGSAATKGKSRRHQSSAMKSSDSETSRRRRDSLDQSWASFEPTKTTVKRVLLQENQKKNVNKSFLLKDRQIFSSGLGDISTVHQEDQTSRSFLHPLESKGLHYGSPKQTFEKKPTVPFKWATDPPMSSQPLGLRSPILQNNNVAMVSVSSSLVSLPGGEISSREAYNMTADKSKNSTVQPMQTPLFPKKPNEIPVSTTSSVLAKSAMQSVKPGPADTKSSYFESPYKNYEPPHSLLGASSVAPTQPGKVPEINFATSKGQPSEKVSSSPSAFISHSVSSSLMSNISPNVSSSISTPTLSAAMSLSTSLTSSKVTTGSNQTVTSTSLSSVSVSPVFSTGSLSFQAPMTVLPSHAPLPTSEVSPELQPPLGKTLPSSNPSPSCLTSESLETDIQPLIGKPARNVNPPATPSVSESLETEPQPPPAGKNPPSVTPVTPSESDSPKTEVPHPPGEASSKSDVDVPTTAPQPNPSTFGLKLEPSASSVLTTGLSTGFAPVNQPSLNHSGSTASKVALNSQPQQPSSHNVPFGAPILTSDSVSGKNESLDVAVTEEVEMEEEGPEASCTNELNLGNLGGFGIGSTPIPTAPRANPFGSPFGSTGSNVATSSLTMTVPSGELFRPASFNFQSPQPSQKPPPTNMGVFSGGFGTGAVAQAPAQSQFGQPAHIGSGQQALGSVLGTFGQSRQFGTGLPGSGFASTSGFGGGLATSSSTGGFASAATAGGFAGVASTGGGFAALASSGAGFAGVAAGGGFGSVASAVGFGGVASGGSGIAGVASGGGGFAAAASSAGGFAAAPASGSGFGASVKICTGSGFGAFGSQQGTGGFSGFPGNAGGSQQGIGGFSAFSGNPAGTGKPAELFTQMRK, translated from the exons atgggtTTTGGAAAAGAGGgagaaacaaaaacagaattcgaagaagagaaagaaggagaTCATGTTGAAAGCAGCGATTACTACTTCGATAAGATTGGGAAACCCATTCCCATCCTCTCTGATCCAACTGTTTCCCCTTTCCCTTTGCAAAACCCTCCTCTTCCCTCTCGCCCCCTTGCCCTCTCCCAATACCACCGTCTCATCTTCCTCGCCCATCCCTCCG ggtttctgGTTGCGAGGACTAAAGATGTCATGGATGCCGCTATGGATATTAAGGAAAAAGGAAGCTCTTCTTCTTCGTCCATTCAACGTGTCAGTCTTGTGGATGTCCCTATTGGGAAAGTTCACATTTTGACACTCTCTACTGACTCCTCTACTCTTGCTGTTTCTGTTGCTGCTCATATTCATTTCTTCCATGTCCATTCCCTTCTCGATATG caaaaaccGTCCTTCTCTTGCTCTCTGAGTGAACCATCATCATCTACTGTCAAGGACATACAATGGCGAAGGAGACAGGACAATTCTTACCTTGTTCTTTCAAATCAGGGGAAGCTATATCATGGTGCTCTTGCTGCCGGCACCCATACTCTTAAACACATTACGGACAATGTTGATGCTG TTGAATGGAGtctaaaaggaaaatatattgcTGTCGCAAGAGGGAGTCTTATCAGCATTTTGTCCTCAAATTTCAAGGAAAGGTTCAGTATATCCCTCCCATTCAGATCATGGATTGCTGATAGTGATGATGACTGCACTGTCAAAG TGGACTCTATCAGATGGGTACGTCATGACAGTATCATTGTAGGATGCTTTCAGCAAACTGCAGATGGAAAGGAAGAAAATTATCTTCTTCAAGTAATCAGCAGAAAAGATGGCAAGATTTATGAT AGTTCTTCCAAGCCAGTCGTGCTATCATTCTATGATCTATTTTCGGGTCTTGTTGATGATATTGTGCCCTATGGAAGTGGACCTTATTTATCCCTGGACTATTTAGAACAATG TGGGCTTGCAATTACAGCTAACAAGAAGAACACAGATCAACACATTGTGTTGCTTGGTTGGTCAGTGGAGGATGAGATGAGTGAAACTGCAGTTATTGACATTGAACGAGATACTTGGCTCCCTAGGATTGAGCTTCAAG AAAACGGAGATGATAATTTGATCATGGGGCTCTGTGTTGACAAGGTTTCCCTCTATGGAAAAGTAAAAGTTGAAGTGGGGGTTGAAGAACAGAAAGAACTTTCACCCTACTGTGTTCTTATGTGTGTTACTCTTGAGGGAAAGCTTGTCATGTTCCAGGTTGCAAG TGCCACAGGAGCTAATATTCAACCAGAAGTTGATTCTTCCCTTGAGGATGAGAAAGAGGATATTGCTTTGGAACATGAAGGATGTGATCAGTCTAGTCTTTCCTCTGGGTTGCATGAAGAAACATCGGAAGACATATCTCTAGGTCTTCAACCACAACATGTGAGCAACAAGGAACTACAGCTCAATAAAGATGGTGGAATTCCTACACAGAAGGACCTTGTTCCTTCTGACAAGAATGAGATTCCTGAAAAACTGGAAATAAAATCACTTTCTGTACAACAAAGTGTGAAATTAGGGCAGTCATCTTTGAAGGCCTCAATCCCAGAGATACCTAGTTATTTAGGGAGTGATTCCAGCAAAACAGAAACTCAAAGACTTGCTGGGTTTGCGTCTAGATCCGCCTTATCTGGAAAAGTTTTAACTGATGCCCCCAGCATATCAAGTCGAAAGGATTTACCAAACAATGCTGATCTTTTTAAGGCACCTCCTAGGGAAGTTGGATCAAATGCTTTACCAGGTGTCCCATCTCAGTCATGGTCAAGTGGAAAAGTTACATTATCAGCTTCAACTTTGATTCAAGGAAATAGACCTGATTATAATAATGTTCAAGTTGGTGCTGCAAATGTTCCTAGTGACCTTGGCAGTAAATCTTTTTGCATGAAGGATACTGCTGGTCAATCAACTTCTGTCAACGCTTCTGTTAGACCAGCTCTTGACGGGGAACAAAGAGGTTCGATTGTGTCAGGGACAATTGAACCATTGCCTGCCTTTCGAAGCTCACAGTTGTCATCTCATGAAAATTTTGCTTCAGCCAGGTCTCCAAACCACAGACTCAAGTATTCAAAAGACAACTACAAAACTTCATCCCTGAGGGGTTCCGAGCCAAActtatcaaaacaatttggTAAT ATTAAAGAGCTAGCCACAGAGTTGGATACACTTCTGGAATGCATTGAAGAAAAAGGTGGTTTCAGGGATGCCTGCACTGTTTTTCTGAGAGGCTCAGTTGAAGCTTTGGAGGAGGGCATGGGAACTCTCTCTGAAAATTGCAGAATGTTGAAG AGTGTGATGGATGAGCGGCTTGGAGAGATCCATCATCTTCTAGATAAAACCGTGCAAG TTTTGGCAAGGAAAATATATGTAGACGGTATTGTCAAGCAAGCTTCTGATAGCCAATATTTGGAACTCTGGAATCACCAAAAGTTGAGCTCTGAACTTGAGTTGAAGCGGCGGTGTATACTAAAACTAAATCAG GAGTTGACTAATCAGTTGATTCAATTGGAGAGACACTTCAATGCCCTCGAACTTCAGAGTTTTGGAGGAAATGCTGGATTTCACACAGATCGGAGAACTTTGCAGATTAGATATATGCCTTCAAG ACAACTTCAGTCCTTGCATAGTTTACAAAACACAATGAGTTCACAGTTAGCAGCTGCTGAACAACTTTCTGAATGTCTCTCAAAACAAATGTCCATGCTGAATTTAGAGTCACCTGTAAGACAAAAGAATGTCAAGAAGGAACTTTTTGAAACAATTGGAATCCCGTATGATGCCTCATTTAGTTCGCCAGATCCAACGAAAGCTGGTGATACCACTTCATTGAAGAAACTTTTACTTTCTTCGGGTTCTGCTGCCACTAAAGGTAAGTCTAGGAGACACCAATCAAGTGCTATGAAAAGTTCTGATTCAGAAACTTCAAGGAGAAGGAGGGACTCGCTTGATCAG AGCTGGGCTAGTTTTGAGCCTACGAAAACAACTGTGAAAAGGGTGCTTTTGCAAGAAAATCAGAAGAAAAATGTGAATAAATCATTCTTGTTGAAGGATAGGCAAATTTTTAGTTCTGGCTTGGGGGACATCTCCACAGTTCACCAAGAAGACCAGACATCCCGATCTTTCTTGCACCCATTGGAAAGCAAAG GCCTTCATTATGGATCCCCTAAACAAACGTTTGAGAAAAAACCAACCGTTCCATTTAAATGGGCTACTGATCCTCCAATGTCATCACAGCCTCTGGGCTTGCGTTCTCCTATACTGCAAAATAACAACGTAGCGATGGTATCGGTTTCGTCATCCCTGGTATCACTGCCAGGAGGAGAAATAAGTAGCAGGGAAGCCTACAATATGACTGCTGATAAATCTAAGA ACTCTACCGTGCAACCAATGCAGACACCTTTGTTTCCAAAGAAACCAAATGAGATTCCTGTTTCAACTACCAGCAGCGTGCTTGCAAAATCAGCAATGCAAAGTGTGAAGCCTGGACCAGCAGACACCAAAAGTTCATATTTCGAATCTCCCTATAAAAATTATGAGCCTCCGCACTCTTTGTTAGGTGCCTCTTCTGTGGCTCCCACCCAACCTGGAAAGGTTCCTGAGATCAATTTTGCTACTAGCAAAGGCCAGCCTAGTGAAAAAGTTTCATCTTCTCCATCAGCTTTCATATCGCATTCAGTTTCATCATCTCTGATGTCCAATATATCACCAAACGTCTCATCATCAATATCTACACCGACATTGTCAGCTGCAATGTCACTGAGCACATCTTTAACCAGTTCTAAGGTCACCACCGGCTCTAATCAAACAGTTACTTCGACATCATTGTCATCAGTTTCTGTCTCACCTGTTTTTTCTACCGGTTCATTGTCTTTTCAGGCCCCCATGACAGTGTTACCCTCACATGCTCCACTTCCAACTTCAGAGGTTTCTCCAGAGCTGCAACCCCCTCTAGGGAAAACTCTGCCTTCTAGCAATCCAAGTCCTTCATGTTTGACATCAGAATCCCTTGAAACAGATATTCAGCCTCTTATAGGAAAACCTGCACGAAATGTAAACCCCCCTGCTACACCTTCAGTGTCAGAATCACTAGAAACAGAGCCCCAACCTCCTCCTGCTGGAAAAAATCCACCTTCTGTCACTCCAGTTACCCCTTCAGAATCAGATTCCCCGAAAACAGAGGTTCCCCATCCTCCGGGTGAAGCAAGTTCAAAGTCAGATGTGGATGTTCCTACAACTGCTCCACAGCCTAACCCTTCTACATTTGGTTTGAAGCTTGAACCTTCAGCATCATCTGTCCTTACTACAGGACTATCAACTGGATTTGCACCAGTAAACCAGCCCAGCTTGAACCACTCTGGAAGTACTGCATCTAAGGTGGCTCTGAATTCTCAACCTCAGCAGCCATCTTCTCATAATGTTCCTTTTGGAGCACCAATCCTGACTTCTGATAGCGTTAGTGGAAAGAATGAAAGTTTGGATGTTGCAGTTACAGAAGAGGTTGAAATGGAGGAGGAGGGTCCTGAGGCTAGCTGCACAAATGAACTTAATTTGGGAAATCTTGGAGGTTTTGGGATTGGTTCAACCCCTATCCCAACTGCTCCTAGAGCAAATCCATTTGGCAGTCCATTTGGTAGCACAGGATCAAATGTAGCAACCTCTTCGTTGACCATGACTGTACCTAGTGGAGAGCTCTTTCGACCTGCCTCTTTCAACTTTCAATCTCCTCAGCCATCCCAAAAGCCTCCACCAACAAATATGGGTGTTTTCTCTGGTGGCTTTGGCACAGGAGCAGTTGCCCAAGCTCCTGCTCAAAGCCAGTTTGGCCAGCCAGCACATATTGGATCAGGACAGCAAGCACTGGGATCAGTTCTTGGGACTTTTGGGCAGTCAAGACAGTTTGGAACTGGTTTACCTGGAAGTGGTTTCGCTTCTACCAGTGGTTTTGGTGGCGGCCTTGCTACTAGTAGTTCAACAGGTGGCTTTGCAAGTGCTGCAACTGCTGGCGGGTTTGCTGGTGTTGCTTCTACTGGTGGTGGATTTGCTGCTTTGGCCTCATCGGGTGCAGGATTTGCTGGTGTGGCTGCTGGGGGTGGGTTTGGTAGTGTAGCTTCTGCTGTTGGGTTTGGTGGAGTGGCTTCTGGTGGCAGTGGCATTGCTGGTGTGGCTTCAGGTGGTGGTGGGTTTGCCGCAGCAGCCTCGAGTGCTGGTGGTTTCGCAGCAGCGCCTGCATCTGGTAGTGGATTTGGTGCATCAG TGAAAATTTGCACAGGCAGTGGATTTGGGGCTTTTGGCAGCCAACAAGGTACTGGAGGATTCTCAGGTTTTCCTGGTAATGCAGGAGGCAGCCAACAAGGAATTGGTGGTTTCTCTGCTTTCAGTGGTAATCCAGCAGGAACTGGAAAACCTGCGGAATTATTTACACAGATGAGAAAATAG
- the LOC133701114 gene encoding nuclear pore complex protein NUP214 isoform X6 gives MSETAVIDIERDTWLPRIELQENGDDNLIMGLCVDKVSLYGKVKVEVGVEEQKELSPYCVLMCVTLEGKLVMFQVASATGANIQPEVDSSLEDEKEDIALEHEGCDQSSLSSGLHEETSEDISLGLQPQHVSNKELQLNKDGGIPTQKDLVPSDKNEIPEKLEIKSLSVQQSVKLGQSSLKASIPEIPSYLGSDSSKTETQRLAGFASRSALSGKVLTDAPSISSRKDLPNNADLFKAPPREVGSNALPGVPSQSWSSGKVTLSASTLIQGNRPDYNNVQVGAANVPSDLGSKSFCMKDTAGQSTSVNASVRPALDGEQRGSIVSGTIEPLPAFRSSQLSSHENFASARSPNHRLKYSKDNYKTSSLRGSEPNLSKQFGNIKELATELDTLLECIEEKGGFRDACTVFLRGSVEALEEGMGTLSENCRMLKSVMDERLGEIHHLLDKTVQVLARKIYVDGIVKQASDSQYLELWNHQKLSSELELKRRCILKLNQELTNQLIQLERHFNALELQSFGGNAGFHTDRRTLQIRYMPSRQLQSLHSLQNTMSSQLAAAEQLSECLSKQMSMLNLESPVRQKNVKKELFETIGIPYDASFSSPDPTKAGDTTSLKKLLLSSGSAATKGKSRRHQSSAMKSSDSETSRRRRDSLDQSWASFEPTKTTVKRVLLQENQKKNVNKSFLLKDRQIFSSGLGDISTVHQEDQTSRSFLHPLESKGLHYGSPKQTFEKKPTVPFKWATDPPMSSQPLGLRSPILQNNNVAMVSVSSSLVSLPGGEISSREAYNMTADKSKSMFSQIEKPDSVSTNETRRIQQTETNINKNSADSTVQPMQTPLFPKKPNEIPVSTTSSVLAKSAMQSVKPGPADTKSSYFESPYKNYEPPHSLLGASSVAPTQPGKVPEINFATSKGQPSEKVSSSPSAFISHSVSSSLMSNISPNVSSSISTPTLSAAMSLSTSLTSSKVTTGSNQTVTSTSLSSVSVSPVFSTGSLSFQAPMTVLPSHAPLPTSEVSPELQPPLGKTLPSSNPSPSCLTSESLETDIQPLIGKPARNVNPPATPSVSESLETEPQPPPAGKNPPSVTPVTPSESDSPKTEVPHPPGEASSKSDVDVPTTAPQPNPSTFGLKLEPSASSVLTTGLSTGFAPVNQPSLNHSGSTASKVALNSQPQQPSSHNVPFGAPILTSDSVSGKNESLDVAVTEEVEMEEEGPEASCTNELNLGNLGGFGIGSTPIPTAPRANPFGSPFGSTGSNVATSSLTMTVPSGELFRPASFNFQSPQPSQKPPPTNMGVFSGGFGTGAVAQAPAQSQFGQPAHIGSGQQALGSVLGTFGQSRQFGTGLPGSGFASTSGFGGGLATSSSTGGFASAATAGGFAGVASTGGGFAALASSGAGFAGVAAGGGFGSVASAVGFGGVASGGSGIAGVASGGGGFAAAASSAGGFAAAPASGSGFGASVKICTGSGFGAFGSQQGTGGFSGFPGNAGGSQQGIGGFSAFSGNPAGTGKPAELFTQMRK, from the exons ATGAGTGAAACTGCAGTTATTGACATTGAACGAGATACTTGGCTCCCTAGGATTGAGCTTCAAG AAAACGGAGATGATAATTTGATCATGGGGCTCTGTGTTGACAAGGTTTCCCTCTATGGAAAAGTAAAAGTTGAAGTGGGGGTTGAAGAACAGAAAGAACTTTCACCCTACTGTGTTCTTATGTGTGTTACTCTTGAGGGAAAGCTTGTCATGTTCCAGGTTGCAAG TGCCACAGGAGCTAATATTCAACCAGAAGTTGATTCTTCCCTTGAGGATGAGAAAGAGGATATTGCTTTGGAACATGAAGGATGTGATCAGTCTAGTCTTTCCTCTGGGTTGCATGAAGAAACATCGGAAGACATATCTCTAGGTCTTCAACCACAACATGTGAGCAACAAGGAACTACAGCTCAATAAAGATGGTGGAATTCCTACACAGAAGGACCTTGTTCCTTCTGACAAGAATGAGATTCCTGAAAAACTGGAAATAAAATCACTTTCTGTACAACAAAGTGTGAAATTAGGGCAGTCATCTTTGAAGGCCTCAATCCCAGAGATACCTAGTTATTTAGGGAGTGATTCCAGCAAAACAGAAACTCAAAGACTTGCTGGGTTTGCGTCTAGATCCGCCTTATCTGGAAAAGTTTTAACTGATGCCCCCAGCATATCAAGTCGAAAGGATTTACCAAACAATGCTGATCTTTTTAAGGCACCTCCTAGGGAAGTTGGATCAAATGCTTTACCAGGTGTCCCATCTCAGTCATGGTCAAGTGGAAAAGTTACATTATCAGCTTCAACTTTGATTCAAGGAAATAGACCTGATTATAATAATGTTCAAGTTGGTGCTGCAAATGTTCCTAGTGACCTTGGCAGTAAATCTTTTTGCATGAAGGATACTGCTGGTCAATCAACTTCTGTCAACGCTTCTGTTAGACCAGCTCTTGACGGGGAACAAAGAGGTTCGATTGTGTCAGGGACAATTGAACCATTGCCTGCCTTTCGAAGCTCACAGTTGTCATCTCATGAAAATTTTGCTTCAGCCAGGTCTCCAAACCACAGACTCAAGTATTCAAAAGACAACTACAAAACTTCATCCCTGAGGGGTTCCGAGCCAAActtatcaaaacaatttggTAAT ATTAAAGAGCTAGCCACAGAGTTGGATACACTTCTGGAATGCATTGAAGAAAAAGGTGGTTTCAGGGATGCCTGCACTGTTTTTCTGAGAGGCTCAGTTGAAGCTTTGGAGGAGGGCATGGGAACTCTCTCTGAAAATTGCAGAATGTTGAAG AGTGTGATGGATGAGCGGCTTGGAGAGATCCATCATCTTCTAGATAAAACCGTGCAAG TTTTGGCAAGGAAAATATATGTAGACGGTATTGTCAAGCAAGCTTCTGATAGCCAATATTTGGAACTCTGGAATCACCAAAAGTTGAGCTCTGAACTTGAGTTGAAGCGGCGGTGTATACTAAAACTAAATCAG GAGTTGACTAATCAGTTGATTCAATTGGAGAGACACTTCAATGCCCTCGAACTTCAGAGTTTTGGAGGAAATGCTGGATTTCACACAGATCGGAGAACTTTGCAGATTAGATATATGCCTTCAAG ACAACTTCAGTCCTTGCATAGTTTACAAAACACAATGAGTTCACAGTTAGCAGCTGCTGAACAACTTTCTGAATGTCTCTCAAAACAAATGTCCATGCTGAATTTAGAGTCACCTGTAAGACAAAAGAATGTCAAGAAGGAACTTTTTGAAACAATTGGAATCCCGTATGATGCCTCATTTAGTTCGCCAGATCCAACGAAAGCTGGTGATACCACTTCATTGAAGAAACTTTTACTTTCTTCGGGTTCTGCTGCCACTAAAGGTAAGTCTAGGAGACACCAATCAAGTGCTATGAAAAGTTCTGATTCAGAAACTTCAAGGAGAAGGAGGGACTCGCTTGATCAG AGCTGGGCTAGTTTTGAGCCTACGAAAACAACTGTGAAAAGGGTGCTTTTGCAAGAAAATCAGAAGAAAAATGTGAATAAATCATTCTTGTTGAAGGATAGGCAAATTTTTAGTTCTGGCTTGGGGGACATCTCCACAGTTCACCAAGAAGACCAGACATCCCGATCTTTCTTGCACCCATTGGAAAGCAAAG GCCTTCATTATGGATCCCCTAAACAAACGTTTGAGAAAAAACCAACCGTTCCATTTAAATGGGCTACTGATCCTCCAATGTCATCACAGCCTCTGGGCTTGCGTTCTCCTATACTGCAAAATAACAACGTAGCGATGGTATCGGTTTCGTCATCCCTGGTATCACTGCCAGGAGGAGAAATAAGTAGCAGGGAAGCCTACAATATGACTGCTGATAAATCTAAGAGTATGTTTTCTCAAATTGAGAAGCCTGATTCTGTTTCCACCAATGAGACCAGACGTATTCAGCAAACtgaaactaatataaataaaaattcagcaGACTCTACCGTGCAACCAATGCAGACACCTTTGTTTCCAAAGAAACCAAATGAGATTCCTGTTTCAACTACCAGCAGCGTGCTTGCAAAATCAGCAATGCAAAGTGTGAAGCCTGGACCAGCAGACACCAAAAGTTCATATTTCGAATCTCCCTATAAAAATTATGAGCCTCCGCACTCTTTGTTAGGTGCCTCTTCTGTGGCTCCCACCCAACCTGGAAAGGTTCCTGAGATCAATTTTGCTACTAGCAAAGGCCAGCCTAGTGAAAAAGTTTCATCTTCTCCATCAGCTTTCATATCGCATTCAGTTTCATCATCTCTGATGTCCAATATATCACCAAACGTCTCATCATCAATATCTACACCGACATTGTCAGCTGCAATGTCACTGAGCACATCTTTAACCAGTTCTAAGGTCACCACCGGCTCTAATCAAACAGTTACTTCGACATCATTGTCATCAGTTTCTGTCTCACCTGTTTTTTCTACCGGTTCATTGTCTTTTCAGGCCCCCATGACAGTGTTACCCTCACATGCTCCACTTCCAACTTCAGAGGTTTCTCCAGAGCTGCAACCCCCTCTAGGGAAAACTCTGCCTTCTAGCAATCCAAGTCCTTCATGTTTGACATCAGAATCCCTTGAAACAGATATTCAGCCTCTTATAGGAAAACCTGCACGAAATGTAAACCCCCCTGCTACACCTTCAGTGTCAGAATCACTAGAAACAGAGCCCCAACCTCCTCCTGCTGGAAAAAATCCACCTTCTGTCACTCCAGTTACCCCTTCAGAATCAGATTCCCCGAAAACAGAGGTTCCCCATCCTCCGGGTGAAGCAAGTTCAAAGTCAGATGTGGATGTTCCTACAACTGCTCCACAGCCTAACCCTTCTACATTTGGTTTGAAGCTTGAACCTTCAGCATCATCTGTCCTTACTACAGGACTATCAACTGGATTTGCACCAGTAAACCAGCCCAGCTTGAACCACTCTGGAAGTACTGCATCTAAGGTGGCTCTGAATTCTCAACCTCAGCAGCCATCTTCTCATAATGTTCCTTTTGGAGCACCAATCCTGACTTCTGATAGCGTTAGTGGAAAGAATGAAAGTTTGGATGTTGCAGTTACAGAAGAGGTTGAAATGGAGGAGGAGGGTCCTGAGGCTAGCTGCACAAATGAACTTAATTTGGGAAATCTTGGAGGTTTTGGGATTGGTTCAACCCCTATCCCAACTGCTCCTAGAGCAAATCCATTTGGCAGTCCATTTGGTAGCACAGGATCAAATGTAGCAACCTCTTCGTTGACCATGACTGTACCTAGTGGAGAGCTCTTTCGACCTGCCTCTTTCAACTTTCAATCTCCTCAGCCATCCCAAAAGCCTCCACCAACAAATATGGGTGTTTTCTCTGGTGGCTTTGGCACAGGAGCAGTTGCCCAAGCTCCTGCTCAAAGCCAGTTTGGCCAGCCAGCACATATTGGATCAGGACAGCAAGCACTGGGATCAGTTCTTGGGACTTTTGGGCAGTCAAGACAGTTTGGAACTGGTTTACCTGGAAGTGGTTTCGCTTCTACCAGTGGTTTTGGTGGCGGCCTTGCTACTAGTAGTTCAACAGGTGGCTTTGCAAGTGCTGCAACTGCTGGCGGGTTTGCTGGTGTTGCTTCTACTGGTGGTGGATTTGCTGCTTTGGCCTCATCGGGTGCAGGATTTGCTGGTGTGGCTGCTGGGGGTGGGTTTGGTAGTGTAGCTTCTGCTGTTGGGTTTGGTGGAGTGGCTTCTGGTGGCAGTGGCATTGCTGGTGTGGCTTCAGGTGGTGGTGGGTTTGCCGCAGCAGCCTCGAGTGCTGGTGGTTTCGCAGCAGCGCCTGCATCTGGTAGTGGATTTGGTGCATCAG TGAAAATTTGCACAGGCAGTGGATTTGGGGCTTTTGGCAGCCAACAAGGTACTGGAGGATTCTCAGGTTTTCCTGGTAATGCAGGAGGCAGCCAACAAGGAATTGGTGGTTTCTCTGCTTTCAGTGGTAATCCAGCAGGAACTGGAAAACCTGCGGAATTATTTACACAGATGAGAAAATAG